The following proteins are co-located in the Candidatus Acidiferrales bacterium genome:
- a CDS encoding septum formation initiator family protein, giving the protein MAERKKVPQWVVWLLALSLLALVAHDLFGEHGYLAMRRSRQELEERRQELQTLIEQNKKLAEEVKALKSDPRMIEKVAREQLKLARPGEVIYTLPESPKPGVAPETQGPKKRSP; this is encoded by the coding sequence ATGGCCGAGCGAAAAAAGGTTCCGCAGTGGGTTGTTTGGCTGCTGGCGCTGTCACTGCTGGCCCTAGTAGCGCACGATCTGTTTGGCGAACATGGCTACCTCGCCATGCGGCGCAGTCGCCAAGAGTTAGAGGAACGCCGGCAAGAACTGCAAACGCTGATCGAGCAGAACAAGAAGCTGGCGGAAGAGGTGAAAGCCCTGAAAAGCGATCCGAGGATGATCGAGAAAGTAGCTCGAGAGCAACTGAAACTCGCGCGCCCGGGCGAAGTCATCTACACCCTGCCAGAATCGCCGAAGCCTGGCGTCGCACCGGAAACCCAGGGGCCGAAGAAAAGGAGTCCGTAA
- a CDS encoding NAD-dependent epimerase/dehydratase family protein, with protein sequence MPRDSQAILVTGISGNLGQRLAPLLADYRVLGIDLLPPRRGLANLCFESLNLGEREAEKRLTLLLQRYEVEIVIHLAFVFDPVKTGVTQVDKMWAINVQGTRRLLEAVAGVNQRSCQVKLFVFPSSVSAYGPDLPGQVTEDAALEAHSLPYAVHKMEADRICQESHGRLNGCAMCILRPHIYAGRTMDNFILSALQGRPSGEGWLGRWMRRRKLSLPLLLPSGASDKAQYQYVHVDDMARLLRWFCEHYRPGELEILNVAGEGPPVTLRQCLRIAPARPVFLPWKSVVRFMLNVLWNLGISAVPPASLPYFLGSYTMNTERLRERLGADYSKIMRFASEAALRDSFQ encoded by the coding sequence ATGCCAAGGGACAGCCAGGCCATTTTGGTCACAGGAATTTCGGGCAATCTCGGCCAAAGGCTAGCGCCCTTGTTGGCCGATTATCGCGTGCTAGGCATTGACCTGTTGCCGCCGCGCCGAGGACTGGCCAATCTTTGCTTTGAGTCACTCAATCTCGGGGAGCGAGAGGCTGAGAAAAGGCTGACCCTCCTGCTACAACGATATGAGGTCGAAATTGTTATCCATCTGGCATTTGTGTTTGATCCGGTCAAGACCGGTGTGACGCAGGTGGACAAGATGTGGGCAATCAATGTACAGGGCACGCGGCGGCTGCTGGAGGCCGTTGCCGGGGTGAATCAGCGGAGTTGCCAGGTGAAACTTTTTGTCTTCCCTTCCAGCGTTTCTGCCTACGGTCCCGACCTTCCCGGTCAAGTGACGGAAGATGCGGCCCTGGAAGCCCATAGCCTCCCGTATGCAGTGCACAAAATGGAAGCGGATAGAATCTGCCAGGAATCTCATGGGAGGCTAAACGGTTGCGCCATGTGCATTCTGCGACCCCATATCTATGCCGGCCGGACGATGGACAATTTTATCCTGAGCGCCCTTCAGGGACGGCCCAGCGGCGAAGGATGGCTTGGCCGCTGGATGCGCCGGCGAAAGCTGTCTTTGCCTTTACTTTTGCCGTCGGGGGCAAGTGACAAAGCGCAGTACCAATACGTCCACGTAGATGATATGGCCAGGCTACTGCGATGGTTCTGCGAACATTATCGTCCCGGGGAATTGGAGATTCTCAACGTGGCCGGCGAAGGCCCTCCCGTGACGCTCCGACAGTGCCTTAGGATCGCCCCGGCGCGTCCAGTTTTCCTGCCCTGGAAAAGCGTAGTCCGGTTTATGCTAAATGTACTTTGGAACCTTGGAATTTCCGCTGTCCCACCGGCGAGCCTTCCTTACTTCCTTGGGTCCTACACCATGAATACAGAGCGACTGAGAGAGAGACTGGGAGCGGACTACTCGAAAATTATGCGATTCGCAAGCGAAGCGGCGCTGCGCGATTCTTTTCAATAG
- a CDS encoding PLP-dependent aspartate aminotransferase family protein encodes MGFATKAIHVGQEPDPATGAIIVPIYQTSTYVQEALGKHKGYEYARTQNPTRSALEKNLAALEGGVGGIAFGSGMAAINAVFSLLKAGDHIIVSFPVYGGVYRLLRQVLCRFGLEADFVDTSSMEAIRKAARPQTQMLYVETPTNPVMTLTDLEASSEIAKQNGWMLVVDNTFMSPYLQRPFEFGAELIVHSTTKFLNGHSDSVGGAVIANSAELVERLRFLQNAAGAILSPFDAWLVLRGVKTLALRMDQHNKNGMAVADHLIKHPKVKKVNYPGLASHPQHRLARRQMKGFGAMISFDLGSLEAARQVLNHVRLCSLAESLGGVETLISHPATMTHASMPAEDRQRIGITDGLVRISVGIEDVEDIIADLDQALKYV; translated from the coding sequence ATGGGTTTTGCGACGAAAGCGATCCACGTTGGTCAAGAGCCCGACCCCGCCACGGGGGCAATTATTGTTCCGATTTACCAGACTTCGACTTACGTTCAGGAAGCCCTTGGAAAGCACAAGGGATACGAATACGCGCGTACCCAGAATCCAACGCGTTCGGCCCTCGAAAAGAATTTGGCGGCGCTGGAAGGAGGGGTGGGAGGTATCGCGTTTGGCTCCGGGATGGCAGCCATCAACGCAGTGTTTTCACTTCTGAAGGCGGGAGACCACATCATCGTTTCATTTCCGGTGTACGGGGGCGTTTATCGGCTGCTGCGTCAAGTCCTTTGCAGGTTTGGACTTGAAGCCGATTTTGTGGATACATCCTCCATGGAAGCGATCCGCAAGGCGGCACGACCTCAAACGCAAATGCTTTATGTGGAAACGCCGACGAATCCGGTGATGACGCTGACCGACCTTGAGGCATCGAGCGAAATCGCCAAACAAAACGGCTGGATGCTGGTAGTTGACAATACATTTATGAGTCCTTACCTCCAGCGGCCCTTTGAGTTCGGGGCCGAGCTCATCGTGCATTCCACAACAAAGTTTTTAAACGGACACAGTGACAGCGTGGGAGGGGCGGTGATTGCGAACTCGGCCGAACTCGTCGAGCGGCTCCGCTTTTTGCAGAACGCGGCGGGGGCGATCCTCTCGCCCTTCGATGCGTGGCTAGTCCTGCGCGGCGTAAAAACGCTTGCCCTCCGGATGGACCAGCACAACAAGAACGGAATGGCGGTGGCTGACCACCTGATCAAACACCCGAAGGTGAAGAAGGTGAACTACCCCGGTCTGGCCTCCCATCCCCAACATCGACTTGCCAGGAGGCAGATGAAAGGTTTCGGGGCAATGATCTCCTTTGACCTTGGGTCCCTGGAGGCAGCGCGACAGGTTCTCAACCACGTCCGGCTGTGTTCGCTGGCAGAGAGTCTCGGTGGGGTAGAAACGCTCATCAGCCACCCAGCAACCATGACGCATGCCTCGATGCCGGCAGAAGATCGCCAGCGGATCGGTATAACGGACGGGCTGGTTCGGATCTCGGTAGGAATTGAGGACGTTGAGGATATCATTGCCGACCTGGACCAAGCTCTAAAGTATGTTTAG